The Corynebacterium coyleae genome segment TGGTACGCCTCGGCCAATGCGAGGCGATCTCCGAAAACTTGGGCTGCGGCTGCAGGGGAGGTATCCGACATGCAGAACACTGTAGTCGGCTCTCCGACACGACCCCACACCATATATATGGGTATGAAAAACGCCCCGGGTGGGGCCGGGGCGTCGTCGAGAAGCAAATGCTTAGTTGCCTTGCTTACGCTGCTTCTTCGTGCGGCGATCCACCTTGCGGGCACCCGGGGCAGGCGCGGTGGTGCGCTTCATCTCCACCTTGCGGGCCTCCTCGGCGGCCTCCTCCGCGTCCATCTTGTTGTTCAGGAAACGGGTCTGGAAGAAGGTCCAGACGTTGTTGGTCAGCATGTAGAACAGCAGGCCGATGTGCCAGATGACACCGGTGGCCAGAATCATGATGGGGAAGAACCAGAGCATCATCTTGTTCATCATGCCCATCTGGGATTCCATCATCGCGGCCATCTCGCCCTGCGGCTTCGCGGTCTTGCCGGCAGCCTTGCGGGCGGCCTGGCGGTTGATCATGATGCGGGCGTTAAAGTGGGTAAACGCAGCACACAGCACAACCAGCGGGGCGCAGACGGCAATGATGTTCGCGCGCGTCAGGTCAGCGTTACCGAAGGCTGCGAACATCTCCTCCGGCATCGACATGTACGCCGACAGCGGCACACCGAGGAAGTCCGCGTCCAGGAAGGACTGCACGTCCGACGGCGGGAAGGCGTAGTTGGCGGTGTTGCGGTTCTGCTCAACCGTGAAACCAAGGCCAACGCCGCCGCCGTCACCGGTGCGGTTGAAGGAACGCAGCACGTGCAGCAGGCCAATAAAAATCGGCATCTGCACCAGCGGCACGATGCAGGATGCCAGCGGGTTGGTACCCATCTCGCGGTAGAGCTTCTGCGTCTCCTCCGCAATTTTTTGCTGGTCGCCCTTGTACTTCTCGCGGATTTCCTGCATCCGCGGCTGCATCTCCTGCATCTTGCGGGTGGACCGCATCTGGTTCACCATCGGCTTCAGCAGCAGCAGACGCACCGTGCATGTCAGCAGCACGATGGCGAGGATCCAGGAAATACCTGAATCCTTCGGAAGGATGAAGCCGAGAACCTCGTGCCAGAACTTCAGCACCCAGGAAATCGGCCA includes the following:
- the yidC gene encoding membrane protein insertase YidC produces the protein MLNFIYWPISWVLKFWHEVLGFILPKDSGISWILAIVLLTCTVRLLLLKPMVNQMRSTRKMQEMQPRMQEIREKYKGDQQKIAEETQKLYREMGTNPLASCIVPLVQMPIFIGLLHVLRSFNRTGDGGGVGLGFTVEQNRNTANYAFPPSDVQSFLDADFLGVPLSAYMSMPEEMFAAFGNADLTRANIIAVCAPLVVLCAAFTHFNARIMINRQAARKAAGKTAKPQGEMAAMMESQMGMMNKMMLWFFPIMILATGVIWHIGLLFYMLTNNVWTFFQTRFLNNKMDAEEAAEEARKVEMKRTTAPAPGARKVDRRTKKQRKQGN